A single region of the Triticum dicoccoides isolate Atlit2015 ecotype Zavitan chromosome 2B, WEW_v2.0, whole genome shotgun sequence genome encodes:
- the LOC119368580 gene encoding peroxidase 2-like, translating to MSMTSSKHVFGSYGIMALLFFAAALVTADLSAEFYDETCPDALDIIEDAVRAAVSKESRMGASLLRLHFHDCFVNGCDGSVLLDGATGEKNAVPNKNSLRGFELVDDIKAQLEKSCAKVVSCADILAVAARDSVVALGGPTWDVELGRRDGTTTSQDAANSDLPAPTSDLGALTKAFSTKGLTQKDMVALSGAHTIGQARCVNFRGRLYNETAPSLDATLATSLKPRCPSTDGTGDDNTSPLDPSTSYVFDNFYYKNLLRNKGLLHSDQQLFSGGGSADAQTTAYASGMGAGFFDDFRDAMVKMGGIGVLTGSSGQVRVNCRKAN from the exons ATGTCGATGACATCATCCAAGCATGTCTTCGGTTCCTACGGCATCATGGCGTTGCTCTTCTTCGCCGCGGCTCTTGTTACAGCGGATCTTTCCGCTGAATTCTACGACGAAACCTGCCCCGACGCTCTGGACATCATCGAGGACGCCGTGAGAGCCGCCGTCTCGAAGGAATCCCGCATGGGCGCCTCCCTGCTCCGCCTCCATTTCCACGACTGCTTCGTCAAT GGCTGTGACGGGTCGGTGCTGCTCGATGGCGCCACCGGCGAGAAGAATGCGGTGCCTAACAAGAACTCCCTTCGCGGCTTCGAGCTGGTCGACGACATCAAGGCGCAGCTCGAGAAATCATGCGCCAAGGTGGTGTCCTGCGCCGACATCCTCGCCGTCGCCGCTCGCGACTCCGTTGTCGCG ctgggcgggccaacctgggACGTGGAGCTAGGAAGAAGGGACGGGACGACGACGAGCCAGGACGCCGCGAAcagcgacctcccggcgccgacctcCGACCTCGGCGCCCTGACCAAGGCATTCTCAACCAAGGGCCTCACCCAGAAGGACATGGTGGCGCTCTCCGGCGCGCACACCATCGGACAGGCCCGGTGCGTCAACTTCCGCGGCCGCCTCTATAACGAGACCGCGCCCAGCCTCGACGCGACGCTCGCCACGTCGCTGAAGCCGAGGTGCCCATCCACGGACGGCACCGGCGACGACAACACCTCGCCGCTGGACCCCTCCACGTCCTACGTGTTCGACAACTTCTACTACAAGAACCTCCTGCGGAACAAGGGCCTGCTGCACTCGGACCAGCAGCTGTTCAGCGGCGGCGGCTCGGCCGACGCGCAGACCACCGCCTACGCATCCGGCATGGGCGCCGGCTTCTTCGACGACTTCCGCGACGCCATGGTGAAGATGGGCGGCATCGGCGTGCTCACCGGGTCGAGCGGGCAGGTCAGGGTGAACTGCAGGAAGGCCAACTGA